From a single Phacochoerus africanus isolate WHEZ1 chromosome 11, ROS_Pafr_v1, whole genome shotgun sequence genomic region:
- the PUS3 gene encoding tRNA pseudouridine(38/39) synthase has protein sequence MAENDIDRIQTEKLLKRVQELEQEVQRLKQEQANNKDSKVRESSSGGRRAKRVFDFSAHGRRHVALKIAYLGWGYQGFASQENTSNTIEEKLFEALTKTRLVENRQTSNYHRCGRTDKGVSAFGQVISLDLRSHFLKGKDSEDINLKDEVNDATKEIRYTHILNRVLPSDIRVLAWAPVEPSFSARFSCLERTYRYFFPRADLDIVTMNYAAQKYVGTHDFRNLCKMDVANGVTNYQRTILSAQVQLLSQSLEEERWQEAFQLCQFEVVGQAFLYHQVRCMMAVLFLIGQGMEKPEVIDELLNIEKNPQKPQYSMAVEFPLVLYDCKFENIKWIYDREVQEFNVTHLQQLWANHAVKTQMLYSMLQGLDSVAVPCGTGPSMDGVLEWRNVKPAVIKQTSAFVEGVKMRTYKPLMDRPKCQGLEARIQHFVRRGRIEHPHLFQEEETKAKRDCNDTLEEENTILEKPAKRICVDTEIKSI, from the exons ATGGCTGAAAATGACATAGACAGAATCCAGACTGAGAAACTCCTAAAGAGAGTACAAGAGCTGGAGCAGGAGGTACAAAGACTTAAACAAGAACAGGCCAACAACAAGGACTCAAAAGTTAGAGAAAGTTCTTCAGGAGGTAGAAGAGCTAAGCGTGTCTTTGATTTCAGTGCTCATGGTCGAAGACATGTAGCCCTAAAGATAGCCTACCTGGGCTGGGGCTATCAGGGCTTTGCCAGTCAGGAAAACACAAGCAATACAATTGAAGAGAAACTGTTCGAGGCTCTAACCAAGACTCGACTAGTAGAAAACAGACAGACATCCAACTATCACCGGTGTGGGCGAACAGACAAAGGAGTCAGTGCCTTTGGACAG GTGATTTCTCTTGACCTACGTTCTCATTTTCTAAAGGGCAAGGATTCAGAGgatattaatttaaaagatgAAGTCAATGATGCCACTAAAGAGATTCGTTATACCCACATTCTCAATCGAGTGCTTCCTTCAGACATCCGTGTACTGGCCTGGGCTCCAGTAGAACCTAGCTTCAGTGCTAGGTTCAGCTGTCTTGAGCGGACTTACCGCTATTTTTTCCCTCGTGCTGATTTAGACATTGTAACCATGAACTATGCAGCTCAGAAGTATGTTGGCACACATGACTTTAGGAACTTATGTAAAATGGATGTAGCCAACGGGGTGACTAATTATCAGAGGACTATTCTGTCTGCGCAAGTACAGCTACTGAGCCAGAGCCTAGAAGAAGAGAGATGGCAAGAAGCCTTTCAGTTGTGTCAGTTTGAAGTGGTTGGCCAGGCGTTCCTTTATCATCAAGTCCGCTGTATGATGGCTGTCCTTTTTCTGATTGGCCAAGGAATGGAGAAGCCAGAGGTTATTGATGAGCTGCTGAACATAGAGAAAAATCCCCAGAAACCTCAGTACAG taTGGCTGTAGAATTTCCTCTAGTCTTGTATGACTGTaagtttgaaaatattaagtGGATCTATGACCGGGAAGTTCAGGAGTTCAATGTTACCCACCTTCAGCAATTATGGGCTAATCATGCTGTTAAAACTCAGATGTTGTATAGTATGCTACAAGGACTGGACTCTGTGGCAGTACCCTGTGGGACAG GACCAAGTATGGATGGAGTGCTAGAATGGAGAAATGTTAAGCCTGCTGTCATAAAGCAGACCAGTGCCTTTGTAGAAGGAGTGAAAATGCGCACGTATAAGCCTTTAATGGATCGGCCTAAATGCCAAGGATTAGAAGCCCGGATCCAGCATTTTGTACGTAGGGGACGCATTGAGCACCCACATTTATTTCAAGAGGAAGAGACAAAAGCCAAAAGGGACTGTAATGACACACTAGAGGAAGAAAATACTATTTTGGAGAAACCAGCAAAGAGAATTTGTGTTGATAcagaaattaaaagcatttaa
- the HYLS1 gene encoding centriolar and ciliogenesis-associated protein HYLS1 — translation MAERRRSYSIGEAMEELVEPDGQKRANMDPEERMLAAATAFTRICAEQGEGDVRREAQAIQYDPYSKASVTPGRRPALPVQLHYPHVESSAPSEAVSEASQRFRKPVMKRKVLRRKPGGEVLVTDESIISESEFGTESDMNVWDLRQRLMNLQFQEDRESSVDISQKFSLPHEYQGVSQDQLVCYLQREEMGPQAYEQDLIVASRPKSFILPRLDQLSRNRGKIDRVARYFEYKRDWDSMRLPGEDHRKELRWGVREQMLCRAEPQPKPQHIYVPNNYLVPTEKKRSALRWGVRCDLANGVMPKKLPFPLSPS, via the exons ATGGCAGAAAGAAG AAGGTCCTACAGCATAGGGGAAGCAATGGAGGAACTTGTGGAACCTGATGGACAAAAACGGGCCAATATGGATCCAGAAGAACGAATGTTAGCAGCTGCTACAGCTTTTACCCGTATCTGTGCAGAGCAGGGTGAGGGAGATGTGAGGAGAGAAGCCCAGGCAATCCAATATGATCCCTACAGTAAAGCTTCAGTAACCCCAGGAAGGAGACCTGCTCTTCCTGTGCAGCTGCATTACCCACATGTAGAAAGTAGTGCCCCTTCAGAAGCAGTCTCAGAGGCCTCCCAAAGATTCCGAAAGCCGGTGATGAAGAGAAAGGTACTACGTAGAAAGCCAGGTGGGGAAGTTTTAGTGACGGATGAGTCGATTATCAGTGAATCAGAATTTGGTACAGAAAGTGACATGAATGTCTGGGACTTAAGACAAAGGCTGATGAATCTGCAGTTCCAGGAAGACAGGGAATCCTCAGTTGATATTTCACAAAAATTTAGTCTACCCCATGAATACCAAGGAGTTTCTCAAGATCAGCTTGTTTGCTATCTACAAAGAGAAGAAATGGGACCTCAAGCTTATGAACAAGACCTGATTGTTGCCAGCCGACCCAAGTCCTTTATTCTCCCAAGGCTGGACCAGTTAAGCCGAAACCGGGGCAAGATAGACCGGGTAGCCCGATATTTTGAATATAAACGAGACTGGGACTCAATGAGGTTACCTGGTGAAGATCATAGGAAGGAATTACGCTGGGGTGTCCGAGAGCAGATGCTTTGTCGGGCAGAACCCCAACCCAAGCCTCAGCACATATATGTTCCAAACAATTACCTAGTACCAACTGAGAAGAAACGATCTGCCCTTCGTTGGGGTGTTCGTTGTGACCTTGCAAATGGTGTAATGCCCAAGaagcttcccttccctctttctccttcttag
- the DDX25 gene encoding ATP-dependent RNA helicase DDX25 isoform X1 — protein MASLLWGGDAGAAESERLNRHFSNLIHPPKNLRGIKNTTVPNIDGSVNNTEEDDEEEVVDLAANSLLNKLIRQSLVESSHRVEVLQKDPSSPLYSVKTFEELRLKEELLKGIYAMGFNRPSKIQEMALPMMLAHPPQNLIAQSQSGTGKTAAFVLAMLSRVNALELFPQCLCLAPTYELALQTGRVVERMGRFCVDVQVMYAIRGNRIPRGTDITKQIIIGTPGTVLDWCFKRKLIDLAKIRVFVLDEADVMIDTQGFSDQSIRIQRALPSGCQMLLFSATFEDSVWQFAERIIPDPNVIKLRKEELTLNNIRQYYVLCGNRKDKYQALCNIYGGITIGQAIIFCQTRRNAKWLTVEMMQDGHQVSLLSGELTVDQRAAIIQRFRDGKEKVLITTNVCARGIDVKQVTIVVNFDLPVNQAEEPDYETYLHRIGRTGRFGKKGLAFNMIEVDKLPLLMKIQDHFNSNIKQLDPEDMDEIEKIEY, from the exons ATGGCGTCGTTACTTTGGGGAGGCGACGCCGGGGCTGCGGAGAGCGAGCGGCTGAACCGCCAC TTTTCAAACCTCATCCACCCCCCGAAGAACCTTCGGGGTATTAAGAATACTACTGTCCCAAACATAG ATGGTTCTGTTAATAACACTGAAGAAGATGATGAAGAAGAAGTAG TGGATTTGGCAGCTAATTCACTCTTAAACAAGTTAATCCGGCAGTCCTTAGTAGAATCCAGTCACCGAGTTGAAGTCTTACAAAAGGATCCCAGCTCTCCACTCTactcagtgaaaacatttgaagaGCTGCGGCT aaagGAAGAGTTACTAAAAGGGATCTATGCAATGGGATTTAACAGACCATCCAAAATTCAAGAGATGGCGCTCCCTATGATGCTGGCACACCC ACCACAGAACCTCATAGCCCAGAGCCAGTCTGGAACAGGAAAGACAGCTGCTTTTGTCTTGGCAATGCTAAGCAGAGTTAATGCCTTGGAATTGTTTCCACAG TGCCTCTGCCTGGCTCCTACTTATGAATTGGCTCTGCAAACTGGCCGTGTGGTGGAACGGATGGGGAGATTCTGTGTGGATGTTCAAGTGATGTACGCCATTCGAGGAAATCGAA TTCCCAGAGGCACTGACATCACCAAACAGATTATAATTGGCACTCCTGGGACTGTCCTAGATTGGTGTTTCAAGCGAAAATTAATTGATTTGGCTAAGATTCGTGTGTTTGTCCTGGATGAAGCAGATGTGATGATCGACACACAAGGATTCTCAGACCAAAGCATTCGTATTCAAAG AGCTTTACCCTCTGGGTGCCAGATGCTCCTCTTTTCAGCGACCTTTGAAGACTCTGTGTGGCAGTTTGCTGAGCGAATCATTCCTGACCCTAATGTGATCAAGTTACGAAAAGAGGAGCTGACCCTGAACAACATCCGACAGTATTATGTATTGTGTGGGAATAGGAAAGACAAGTATCAAGCTCTGTGCAACATCTATGGAGGCATCACCATTGGCCAGGCCATCATCTTCTGCCAG ACTCGTCGAAATGCCAAATGGTTGACTGTGGAGATGATGCAGGATGGCCACCAAGTGTCTTTGTTAAGCGGAGAGCTGACTGTGGATCAGCGAGCTGCCATCATTCAGAGGTTTCGGGATGGAAAGGAGAAAGTTCTTATAACGACCAACGTCTGTGctagag GGATTGATGTGAAGCAGGTCACAATTGTTGTGAACTTTGACCTCCCTGTGAACCAAGCAGAGGAGCCAGACTATGAGACCTACCTCCACCGCATCGGGCGGACAGGCCGCTTTGGGAAAAAAGGCCTTGCCTTCAACATGATTGAGGTGGATAAGCTGCCTCTGCTGATGAAGATCCAGGACCACTTCA acaGCAATATTAAGCAACTTGATCCTGAAGACATGGATGAAATTGAAAAGATTGAATATTGA
- the DDX25 gene encoding ATP-dependent RNA helicase DDX25 isoform X2 yields MASLLWGGDAGAAESERLNRHFSNLIHPPKNLRGIKNTTVPNIDGSVNNTEEDDEEEVVDLAANSLLNKLIRQSLVESSHRVEVLQKDPSSPLYSVKTFEELRLKEELLKGIYAMGFNRPSKIQEMALPMMLAHPPQNLIAQSQSGTGKTAAFVLAMLSRVNALELFPQCLCLAPTYELALQTGRVVERMGRFCVDVQVMYAIRGNRNWCFKRKLIDLAKIRVFVLDEADVMIDTQGFSDQSIRIQRALPSGCQMLLFSATFEDSVWQFAERIIPDPNVIKLRKEELTLNNIRQYYVLCGNRKDKYQALCNIYGGITIGQAIIFCQTRRNAKWLTVEMMQDGHQVSLLSGELTVDQRAAIIQRFRDGKEKVLITTNVCARGIDVKQVTIVVNFDLPVNQAEEPDYETYLHRIGRTGRFGKKGLAFNMIEVDKLPLLMKIQDHFNSNIKQLDPEDMDEIEKIEY; encoded by the exons ATGGCGTCGTTACTTTGGGGAGGCGACGCCGGGGCTGCGGAGAGCGAGCGGCTGAACCGCCAC TTTTCAAACCTCATCCACCCCCCGAAGAACCTTCGGGGTATTAAGAATACTACTGTCCCAAACATAG ATGGTTCTGTTAATAACACTGAAGAAGATGATGAAGAAGAAGTAG TGGATTTGGCAGCTAATTCACTCTTAAACAAGTTAATCCGGCAGTCCTTAGTAGAATCCAGTCACCGAGTTGAAGTCTTACAAAAGGATCCCAGCTCTCCACTCTactcagtgaaaacatttgaagaGCTGCGGCT aaagGAAGAGTTACTAAAAGGGATCTATGCAATGGGATTTAACAGACCATCCAAAATTCAAGAGATGGCGCTCCCTATGATGCTGGCACACCC ACCACAGAACCTCATAGCCCAGAGCCAGTCTGGAACAGGAAAGACAGCTGCTTTTGTCTTGGCAATGCTAAGCAGAGTTAATGCCTTGGAATTGTTTCCACAG TGCCTCTGCCTGGCTCCTACTTATGAATTGGCTCTGCAAACTGGCCGTGTGGTGGAACGGATGGGGAGATTCTGTGTGGATGTTCAAGTGATGTACGCCATTCGAGGAAATCGAA ATTGGTGTTTCAAGCGAAAATTAATTGATTTGGCTAAGATTCGTGTGTTTGTCCTGGATGAAGCAGATGTGATGATCGACACACAAGGATTCTCAGACCAAAGCATTCGTATTCAAAG AGCTTTACCCTCTGGGTGCCAGATGCTCCTCTTTTCAGCGACCTTTGAAGACTCTGTGTGGCAGTTTGCTGAGCGAATCATTCCTGACCCTAATGTGATCAAGTTACGAAAAGAGGAGCTGACCCTGAACAACATCCGACAGTATTATGTATTGTGTGGGAATAGGAAAGACAAGTATCAAGCTCTGTGCAACATCTATGGAGGCATCACCATTGGCCAGGCCATCATCTTCTGCCAG ACTCGTCGAAATGCCAAATGGTTGACTGTGGAGATGATGCAGGATGGCCACCAAGTGTCTTTGTTAAGCGGAGAGCTGACTGTGGATCAGCGAGCTGCCATCATTCAGAGGTTTCGGGATGGAAAGGAGAAAGTTCTTATAACGACCAACGTCTGTGctagag GGATTGATGTGAAGCAGGTCACAATTGTTGTGAACTTTGACCTCCCTGTGAACCAAGCAGAGGAGCCAGACTATGAGACCTACCTCCACCGCATCGGGCGGACAGGCCGCTTTGGGAAAAAAGGCCTTGCCTTCAACATGATTGAGGTGGATAAGCTGCCTCTGCTGATGAAGATCCAGGACCACTTCA acaGCAATATTAAGCAACTTGATCCTGAAGACATGGATGAAATTGAAAAGATTGAATATTGA
- the DDX25 gene encoding ATP-dependent RNA helicase DDX25 isoform X3, which produces MGFNRPSKIQEMALPMMLAHPPQNLIAQSQSGTGKTAAFVLAMLSRVNALELFPQCLCLAPTYELALQTGRVVERMGRFCVDVQVMYAIRGNRIPRGTDITKQIIIGTPGTVLDWCFKRKLIDLAKIRVFVLDEADVMIDTQGFSDQSIRIQRALPSGCQMLLFSATFEDSVWQFAERIIPDPNVIKLRKEELTLNNIRQYYVLCGNRKDKYQALCNIYGGITIGQAIIFCQTRRNAKWLTVEMMQDGHQVSLLSGELTVDQRAAIIQRFRDGKEKVLITTNVCARGIDVKQVTIVVNFDLPVNQAEEPDYETYLHRIGRTGRFGKKGLAFNMIEVDKLPLLMKIQDHFNSNIKQLDPEDMDEIEKIEY; this is translated from the exons ATGGGATTTAACAGACCATCCAAAATTCAAGAGATGGCGCTCCCTATGATGCTGGCACACCC ACCACAGAACCTCATAGCCCAGAGCCAGTCTGGAACAGGAAAGACAGCTGCTTTTGTCTTGGCAATGCTAAGCAGAGTTAATGCCTTGGAATTGTTTCCACAG TGCCTCTGCCTGGCTCCTACTTATGAATTGGCTCTGCAAACTGGCCGTGTGGTGGAACGGATGGGGAGATTCTGTGTGGATGTTCAAGTGATGTACGCCATTCGAGGAAATCGAA TTCCCAGAGGCACTGACATCACCAAACAGATTATAATTGGCACTCCTGGGACTGTCCTAGATTGGTGTTTCAAGCGAAAATTAATTGATTTGGCTAAGATTCGTGTGTTTGTCCTGGATGAAGCAGATGTGATGATCGACACACAAGGATTCTCAGACCAAAGCATTCGTATTCAAAG AGCTTTACCCTCTGGGTGCCAGATGCTCCTCTTTTCAGCGACCTTTGAAGACTCTGTGTGGCAGTTTGCTGAGCGAATCATTCCTGACCCTAATGTGATCAAGTTACGAAAAGAGGAGCTGACCCTGAACAACATCCGACAGTATTATGTATTGTGTGGGAATAGGAAAGACAAGTATCAAGCTCTGTGCAACATCTATGGAGGCATCACCATTGGCCAGGCCATCATCTTCTGCCAG ACTCGTCGAAATGCCAAATGGTTGACTGTGGAGATGATGCAGGATGGCCACCAAGTGTCTTTGTTAAGCGGAGAGCTGACTGTGGATCAGCGAGCTGCCATCATTCAGAGGTTTCGGGATGGAAAGGAGAAAGTTCTTATAACGACCAACGTCTGTGctagag GGATTGATGTGAAGCAGGTCACAATTGTTGTGAACTTTGACCTCCCTGTGAACCAAGCAGAGGAGCCAGACTATGAGACCTACCTCCACCGCATCGGGCGGACAGGCCGCTTTGGGAAAAAAGGCCTTGCCTTCAACATGATTGAGGTGGATAAGCTGCCTCTGCTGATGAAGATCCAGGACCACTTCA acaGCAATATTAAGCAACTTGATCCTGAAGACATGGATGAAATTGAAAAGATTGAATATTGA